A region of the Bacillus sp. NP247 genome:
CATCGCAATATATACGATGTTTTTTTGGGTGTGTGTCTCGATATTTATTTGTTACTTTCGCGTGATTTAGAAGTAGAATAGGCCGGAGTGATAACTAATTGTCTCGGCTCAGTTTTCTTGAAGTGATTTTTGACGTTACACTTACGACGTTGAACAACCCATGCTTTAATAGGATTTGTTAAAATAACTCTTTGCTCTTCGTTAGGGGCCTCTTCTTCCAATCTACAACTTTCGCTCCATTTACGCCATTTCATTGTAAATTTAGAAGAAGAATGATCGTCTTCTCGATCAAACAAGTGCAAAAAATCCATTTCTCCAGCTAGCATTACGGTGTTACTAGTCGCTAAAAAAGAAAAGGTTGTCCAACGTTTCTCCATGCCCTCCTACTCCTTCTTCACATATAGAGTGCCTAAAACTTAATTCACCTAAAATATGCTTGCCTTTTACCTTACACTTATAGTTTATCCAAAACGCTATTACGCAACTATCGATTTGCCTTACAACTACCTTACATTTTTGTAAGAAAAGAAAAAACCTTCATTGTATATACATGAAGGTTTCTCAATTTTTATCTGTATGATCTTTCATATTATCAACTCCAGCTTCTTGTAGCTGTGATATCATGCCATGGGAAATTGCACCTAATACTAAAGTCATTCCAATTAGTGAAATGCGAATTGCAGGTACATCAATTATGTAAGCCAACAGGCCAAGAACAATTGTTAATAGTAATGCTTTTATAAATGTTGCACTTGTATACTGTTTCTTTTTCATCATAATCACCCTTTATGGAAGCGTTCTCTTAATATATTTAGTATATCATATCATCAGATGATTTTGCCGTTGTTTTTGTAAAAAATAACTACCTTCTTTGACTTTTTCTATTCTATCCTTTACAGTCGAAATGTTCACAAGTTTTACACTGTAGGAGGATTCAAATGAAAATTGAAATAAAAGACACTTTAATTTCTGAAGAACAATTACAAGAAAAAGTAAAAGAACTAGCGCTCCAAATCGAACGTGATTTTGAAGGAGAAGAAATCGTTGTAATCGCTGTATTAAAAGGATCTTTCGTATTCGCTGCTGATTTAATTCGTCACATTAAAAACGAAGTAACAATCGACTTTATCTCTGCATCTAGCTACGGAAATCAAACAGAAACAACTGGAAAAGTGAAACTATTAAAAGATATCGATGTAAACATTACTGGAAAAAACGTAATTGTCGTAGAAGACATTATCGATTCTGGTTTAACACTTCACTTCTTAAAAGATCACTTCTTCATGCATAAACCAAAAGCATTGAAATTCTGTACGTTACTTGATAAACCAGAGCGCCGTAAAGTGGACTTAAAAGCTGAATATGTTGGCTTCCAAATTCCAGACGAATTTATCGTTGGCTACGGTATCGACTGCGCAGAAAAATATCGTAACTTACCATTTATCGCTTCAGTTGTAACGGAATAATAAAATAAAGTGAAACTTTGATCAGTGGTTTTTTTCTCCCACTGATTATTAGCCTTCACCAATCGGGCTTTTACGGGCAGTTAATCTCCCACCTGACTTCCTCGTATTCGGCGAAATTTGAGGTGGGAGTCTTACTGCCCGTTAAGCAGGGTAAACTTCCATCAATTACTGATGGAAGTTTATTTTCTATCACAATTCGTAAAAGACAAAGGGAGAGAATAAAAATGACAAAGACAAAATTTGAAAAATTACTCCTCATCGTAAATCCAAAAGCTGGGCAAGGCGATTTACATACAAACTTAACGAAAATCGTACCACCACTTGCCGCAGCTTTTCCTGACTTACATATCCTTCATACGAAAAAGCAAGGTGATGCAACAAAATATTGTCAAGAGTTTGCTAGTAAAGTAGATTTAATTATCGTCTTTGGTGGTGACGGAACTGTATTTGAATGCACAAACGGCTTAGCCCCTCTTGAAACTAGACCTACACTTGCAATCATTCCAGGCGGAACTTGCAACGACTTCTCTCGCACACTTGGTGTTCCGCAAAATATTGCAGAAGCAGCGAAACTCATTACAAAAGGACATGTAAAACCAATCGATGTCGCAAAAGCAAATGGACAACACTTCTTAAACTTCTGGGGTATTGGACTTGTCTCTGAAGTATCAAACAATATTGATGCAGAAGAGAAAGCAAAGCTTGGTAAAATTGGTTACTATTTAAGCACCATTCGAACTGTTAAAAACGCTGAAACATTCCCAGTAAAAATAACTTACGATGGACAAGTATATGAAGACGAAGCTGTCCTTGTTATGGTTGGAAACGGCGAATATCTTGGCGGTATTCCTTCCTTTATTCCTAACGTAAAATGTGATGACGGAACACTTGATATTTTCGTAGTCAAATCAACAGGCATTCAAGCCTTTAAAGATTATATCGGAAAGAAATTATTTGAAGACACAAATGAAAATGACATCTTCCACGTAAAAGCAAAGTCCATTCATATTGAAACAGAAGAAGAAAAAGAAGTAGATACAGATGGAGAAAGTTCGCTTCATACACCTTGTCATATTGAGTTGTTACAAGGGCACTTTACGATGATTTATAATCCTGTGTTTGTGTAATCACTATTTCGCTATAACTTTAATAATTACTAAACTTCGCATTTTTCAAAAAAATATAGTATGATGAATAAATAAAAGGTTGTTAACAAAAATCGTTAACAACCTTTTTTGTTTTTTCTAAAAAACTTTTCAATTTAAAGGAGCAATCACATGTATTGGAGAAAAAATGATAAACCTGTGGAAGAACCAGAAGGAATTGCTGTATGGGAATGCGAAGCAAGCGACTGTCTTGGATGGATGCGTAAAAATTTTTCTTTAGAAGATAAGCCGCAATGCCCATTGTGTAAAGGTGACATGAAAAGCGGTGAACGATTACTACAGAAGTTATAATACCTCTCCCTCTTTATCTTTTATATACTGAAAAAATAGAGGATTTTGTTTCTCCCTATCTACAGTACAAGTTGCTTCCTAATTACAAATAATGAAAGAAGCAGCTATTACGTAGAATAGCTGCTTTTTTGAATTTATAACTTCTTCATCGCTATAAATTCCATATAATATTTCCCGAAATTTGTTTCTATTCATTGTCCCCCTTACTCACTACGTACTACACTTCTTTCGGAAGAACAATTTTTTTATACAGTTGAACTGTAATGAAATAATAAACCACGTAAATGAATAAGAAAATAATAATCGGCAGCCAAATACGGAAATATGGATTATCTATTAAGAACGAGAATATGTTCATTCCAACTAATACGTGCATTATACCTACAATCGCTGGGAACAAGAAAACTAAAAGTAACTCTTTATAAATTGATTTCGTTAATAGCTCATAACGTACACCAATTTTACGAAGCATTTGATAGCGAATAATATCTTTTGAAGCACCAGAAAGAATTTTAAACATTAAACAACTTGCCAACATTGCTAAGAAAGCTATGCCTAAAAAAAATCCCATAAATACTGTTCCACTGTAAGTACTGTAATATCCTTCATACAGCATATATTTACTTAAAAGATGTACTTCTTTCATATCTTTA
Encoded here:
- the hpt gene encoding hypoxanthine phosphoribosyltransferase, whose protein sequence is MKIEIKDTLISEEQLQEKVKELALQIERDFEGEEIVVIAVLKGSFVFAADLIRHIKNEVTIDFISASSYGNQTETTGKVKLLKDIDVNITGKNVIVVEDIIDSGLTLHFLKDHFFMHKPKALKFCTLLDKPERRKVDLKAEYVGFQIPDEFIVGYGIDCAEKYRNLPFIASVVTE
- a CDS encoding diacylglycerol kinase family protein, which produces MTKTKFEKLLLIVNPKAGQGDLHTNLTKIVPPLAAAFPDLHILHTKKQGDATKYCQEFASKVDLIIVFGGDGTVFECTNGLAPLETRPTLAIIPGGTCNDFSRTLGVPQNIAEAAKLITKGHVKPIDVAKANGQHFLNFWGIGLVSEVSNNIDAEEKAKLGKIGYYLSTIRTVKNAETFPVKITYDGQVYEDEAVLVMVGNGEYLGGIPSFIPNVKCDDGTLDIFVVKSTGIQAFKDYIGKKLFEDTNENDIFHVKAKSIHIETEEEKEVDTDGESSLHTPCHIELLQGHFTMIYNPVFV
- a CDS encoding cold-inducible protein YdjO-related protein, giving the protein MYWRKNDKPVEEPEGIAVWECEASDCLGWMRKNFSLEDKPQCPLCKGDMKSGERLLQKL